The proteins below are encoded in one region of Casimicrobium huifangae:
- a CDS encoding type II secretion system F family protein produces MRFAFEAVDADGRREHGELAAADERAALKALAARRLTALSLVPKADAPAVDANGRISSADRALAVRQLSGLIDGGVTLPAALQSVAQSSAQPTVAAELRAVHAALDGGEPLVSAFGKASKLLPLVERQVVVAGAEAGDLARVLARLADYLEERDALRGKLVGAMVYPAVVGVVALAVIVALLVFVMPQIVAAFAQTKQQLPWLTRSLLLVATGLRQYGIWLIALLLAASVFALWSLRGPLRQRGLALLQRLPLLGPLAQSADEVRVLTTLAMLVESAVPLPRAMVAAATTARFASNATRLDAARNLIERGSAVTTAFTEAQALDGMSLELLRHGEAVGGVAAAFAKAAHLKRQGLERRLQWFATLVEPVMILVLGGVVLLLVLAVMLPIVTLNSAVR; encoded by the coding sequence ATGCGCTTTGCGTTTGAGGCAGTCGATGCTGACGGTCGTCGCGAGCACGGCGAACTTGCTGCGGCGGACGAACGCGCAGCGCTGAAAGCGCTGGCGGCCCGCAGGTTGACTGCCCTCAGTCTGGTGCCAAAGGCGGATGCGCCGGCGGTTGACGCTAACGGCCGCATCAGCAGCGCTGACCGGGCACTCGCCGTGCGTCAACTTTCCGGGTTGATTGACGGCGGCGTGACTTTACCTGCTGCGTTGCAGTCGGTGGCTCAAAGCAGCGCGCAGCCGACCGTAGCCGCAGAACTGCGCGCGGTGCACGCAGCCCTTGACGGCGGCGAGCCGCTGGTATCGGCGTTCGGAAAAGCGTCAAAGTTGCTGCCACTGGTCGAACGCCAGGTGGTCGTGGCGGGTGCGGAGGCGGGTGATCTGGCAAGGGTGCTGGCGCGGCTCGCCGACTATCTGGAAGAACGCGATGCGCTGCGCGGCAAGCTGGTCGGCGCGATGGTCTATCCGGCGGTAGTGGGCGTCGTGGCGCTTGCTGTGATTGTGGCGCTGCTGGTATTTGTCATGCCGCAAATCGTTGCCGCCTTCGCGCAAACCAAACAGCAGCTTCCCTGGTTGACCCGCAGCTTGCTTCTGGTGGCCACCGGACTGCGCCAGTACGGAATCTGGTTGATCGCGCTGTTGCTGGCGGCATCGGTGTTCGCGCTCTGGTCGTTGCGTGGCCCGTTACGCCAGCGTGGGCTGGCCCTGTTGCAACGTCTGCCGCTACTCGGGCCACTGGCTCAGAGCGCCGACGAGGTGCGCGTACTGACGACGCTGGCGATGCTGGTGGAGAGCGCTGTGCCACTGCCGAGGGCGATGGTTGCGGCAGCGACCACAGCCCGTTTTGCATCAAACGCAACGCGGCTTGACGCCGCGCGCAACCTGATCGAGCGCGGCAGCGCGGTAACCACGGCATTTACCGAGGCGCAGGCGCTCGACGGCATGTCGCTGGAGCTGCTGCGGCATGGTGAAGCCGTCGGTGGTGTGGCTGCGGCATTTGCCAAAGCTGCCCACCTCAAGCGGCAGGGGCTGGAACGCCGTTTGCAATGGTTTGCCACACTGGTGGAACCGGTGATGATCCTGGTGCTGGGCGGCGTCGTACTGCTGCTGGTGCTGGCCGTAATGCTGCCGATCGTGACGCTCAACTCAGCCGTGCGCTGA